In Desulfovibrio sp. 86, the following proteins share a genomic window:
- a CDS encoding hydrogenase: MSFDYREAVDLKSLTRFSVAELRDHLRHALAGGWRVLAFFGIPDEDAKEAVPGQPVPVSLCCVLAHDGTRRLMARRTPPVTAFVSMTPDLPQLHYFEREIYEQWGVEPVGHPWLKSVRRAPDTFEAQTRNAAAASGVNVSGTNISGVNISGANVSGADVSGAESAVPHEAAPAAAPTDTAVPPSPAQPYPFYRVEGVDVHEVAVGPVHAGIIEPGHFRFQCYGENVLHLEIALGYQHRGLESMLVHGPAARRLPLLECAAGDSTVAHATAYCVVVERMKGQQPDERAQLVRRIGLELERLANHTGDLGAIAGDTGFLPTASWNGRIRGDFLNMTASLCGNRFGRGLLRPGGVAHDLSPQECADLLGRVRAAWQDARGSVDVMLDAVTVRNRLAETGSVEPSVARELGLVGVAARACGLDVDARFHMPLSDLSCENCAPRLEITGDVMARTCVRSRELDDSLRLLELDLTRLAALPGHPGQPCQPSQPSQKSETSAAWPASEGPTPPTHTTPLQAALATAGHESHGPATDFAALPPHTLAVAQVEGWRGEVCHVALTDSQGRILVYKVIDPSFHNWTGLAVALRGNQISDFPLCNKSFNLSYCGHDL, encoded by the coding sequence ATGTCGTTCGACTACCGCGAGGCGGTTGATCTGAAAAGCCTGACGCGTTTCTCCGTGGCCGAACTGCGTGACCATCTGCGCCACGCCCTGGCAGGCGGTTGGCGCGTGCTGGCCTTTTTCGGCATTCCCGATGAAGACGCCAAAGAGGCCGTGCCCGGACAGCCCGTGCCCGTCAGCCTGTGCTGCGTGCTGGCCCATGACGGCACGCGCCGTCTCATGGCCCGACGCACGCCGCCGGTGACGGCCTTTGTGTCAATGACGCCCGACCTGCCCCAACTGCACTACTTCGAACGCGAAATTTACGAACAATGGGGCGTGGAGCCCGTGGGACACCCCTGGCTCAAAAGCGTGCGGCGCGCTCCCGACACCTTCGAAGCCCAGACGCGCAACGCAGCGGCCGCGTCTGGCGTAAATGTTTCTGGCACAAATATTTCTGGCGTGAATATTTCGGGCGCCAATGTTTCTGGCGCAGACGTTTCGGGCGCGGAATCCGCCGTGCCGCACGAAGCCGCGCCAGCGGCTGCCCCGACGGATACTGCAGTCCCACCGTCCCCTGCCCAGCCCTACCCCTTTTACCGGGTTGAGGGCGTGGACGTGCATGAGGTGGCCGTTGGCCCTGTTCACGCGGGCATCATCGAGCCGGGGCATTTCCGTTTTCAGTGTTATGGCGAAAATGTGCTGCATCTGGAAATTGCCCTGGGCTACCAGCACCGGGGGCTGGAGAGCATGCTTGTTCACGGCCCTGCTGCCCGCCGCCTTCCCCTGCTGGAATGCGCAGCCGGAGATTCCACTGTGGCCCACGCCACGGCGTACTGCGTCGTAGTTGAGCGCATGAAAGGGCAGCAGCCTGACGAACGCGCCCAGCTTGTGCGCCGTATCGGCCTTGAGCTGGAGCGCCTGGCCAACCATACGGGCGACCTTGGGGCCATTGCCGGGGACACGGGCTTTTTGCCCACAGCCTCCTGGAACGGCCGCATTCGCGGAGATTTTCTGAACATGACCGCCAGCCTGTGCGGCAACCGTTTCGGACGCGGCCTGCTGCGGCCCGGCGGCGTGGCCCATGACCTCAGCCCGCAGGAATGCGCTGATCTGCTTGGCCGCGTACGGGCGGCCTGGCAGGACGCGCGCGGGTCTGTGGATGTCATGCTGGATGCCGTGACCGTGCGCAACCGCCTTGCGGAAACCGGCTCGGTGGAGCCCTCCGTGGCCCGCGAACTGGGACTGGTGGGAGTGGCCGCCCGCGCCTGCGGCCTGGACGTGGACGCGCGCTTTCACATGCCCCTCAGCGACCTTTCCTGTGAAAACTGCGCCCCCCGGCTGGAAATCACGGGAGACGTCATGGCGCGCACCTGCGTGCGCAGCCGCGAACTGGACGACAGCCTGCGTCTGCTTGAGCTTGACCTCACCCGTCTGGCGGCCCTGCCCGGTCATCCTGGTCAGCCCTGCCAGCCCAGTCAGCCCAGTCAGAAAAGCGAAACGTCCGCCGCCTGGCCCGCGTCCGAAGGCCCTACGCCCCCGACCCATACGACCCCGTTACAAGCGGCCCTTGCGACGGCCGGGCACGAGTCCCACGGACCTGCCACCGACTTTGCGGCCCTGCCGCCGCACACCCTCGCCGTGGCCCAGGTGGAAGGCTGGCGCGGCGAAGTCTGCCATGTGGCGCTCACCGACTCGCAAGGCCGCATCCTTGTGTACAAGGTGATAGACCCCTCCTTCCACAACTGGACCGGGCTGGCCGTGGCCCTGCGCGGCAACCAGATTTCAGACTTCCCCCTCTGCAACAAGAGCTTCAACCTCTCTTATTGCGGGCATGACCTGTAA
- a CDS encoding proton-conducting transporter transmembrane domain-containing protein, translated as MLEALLFLPLGAGCIILLGTKAMCRVLLPLTALGHTALAAWTTHAVGTGAEPRAMNGLLAPDPLGALFLMLASLLFLAASLYAVYYLREEDRLEVHTDIHGGPGFTNAPQRRLAACLCFFLSSMTLVTTTPHLGALWVGIEGTTLSSAPLIYFHRHQRSLEATWKYLIICSVGIALAMVGNILLSVAFYTPEGMAAMVEGMDQLGWFVSHARAGEETWLKAAYIFLLVGYGTKMGLAPLHNWLPDAHSQAPSLVSALLSGALLNCALLGILRGHQIMLAAGLGGFSGGLLSFFGLISLVTAAIFIVGQGHYKRMLAYSSVEHMGILALGIGVGGLAVSGAMLHAVCHSLTKCMLFLLSGNILARYHTFSSYDVRGMRWTMPITGALWMAGFLAVAGSPPFGIFISEFIIFKGMLAAGSPLLAAAYLLALAVIFVGLSVAVLRMVQGNRPTDMPQTLREPLLSVLPPLVLGLAVLTLGLWIPDWLWNFLRQGAALIGG; from the coding sequence ATGCTGGAAGCCTTGCTTTTTCTTCCGCTTGGGGCGGGCTGCATCATCCTGCTCGGCACCAAGGCCATGTGCCGGGTTCTTCTGCCCCTGACCGCCCTCGGTCATACGGCTCTGGCCGCCTGGACGACGCACGCCGTCGGCACGGGAGCAGAACCCAGAGCCATGAACGGCCTGCTGGCCCCCGACCCGCTTGGCGCGCTTTTTCTCATGCTGGCCAGCCTGCTTTTTCTGGCGGCTTCCCTGTACGCGGTCTACTACCTGCGTGAGGAAGACCGGCTGGAAGTGCATACGGACATCCACGGCGGCCCCGGCTTTACCAACGCACCCCAGCGACGCCTTGCCGCCTGCCTGTGCTTTTTTCTTTCATCCATGACGCTTGTGACCACCACGCCCCATCTGGGCGCTTTGTGGGTGGGCATAGAAGGCACCACCCTTTCCAGCGCGCCACTCATCTATTTTCACCGGCACCAGCGTTCCCTTGAGGCCACGTGGAAGTACCTTATCATCTGCTCCGTGGGCATTGCCCTGGCCATGGTGGGCAACATTCTGCTTTCCGTGGCGTTCTACACGCCCGAAGGCATGGCAGCCATGGTGGAAGGCATGGATCAGCTTGGCTGGTTTGTCAGCCACGCCCGTGCCGGTGAAGAAACCTGGCTCAAGGCGGCCTATATCTTTCTGCTGGTGGGCTATGGCACCAAGATGGGCCTGGCCCCCCTGCACAACTGGCTGCCCGACGCCCACAGTCAGGCTCCCTCCCTGGTGTCTGCCCTGCTCTCCGGCGCGCTGCTCAACTGCGCCCTGCTTGGCATCCTGCGCGGGCACCAGATCATGCTGGCCGCCGGACTTGGCGGCTTCAGCGGCGGGCTGCTCAGCTTTTTCGGCCTGATCTCGCTTGTCACGGCGGCCATCTTCATTGTGGGGCAGGGGCACTACAAGCGCATGCTGGCATACTCCAGCGTGGAACATATGGGCATTCTGGCCCTGGGCATAGGCGTGGGCGGCCTGGCCGTCTCCGGAGCCATGCTGCACGCCGTCTGCCATTCGCTGACCAAGTGCATGCTCTTTCTGCTTTCCGGCAATATTCTGGCCCGCTACCATACCTTTTCCAGCTATGACGTCCGCGGCATGCGCTGGACCATGCCCATCACCGGGGCTTTATGGATGGCCGGTTTTCTGGCCGTGGCCGGTTCGCCGCCCTTCGGCATCTTCATCAGCGAATTCATCATCTTCAAGGGCATGCTGGCGGCGGGCTCCCCCCTGCTGGCCGCAGCCTATCTGCTGGCCCTTGCCGTGATTTTTGTCGGCCTTTCCGTGGCGGTTCTGCGCATGGTGCAGGGCAACCGCCCCACAGACATGCCCCAGACCCTGCGGGAACCACTGCTGAGCGTGCTGCCGCCCCTGGTTCTTGGGCTGGCCGTGCTCACCCTTGGCCTGTGGATACCCGACTGGCTCTGGAATTTCTTGCGCCAGGGCGCTGCCCTCATCGGCGGCTAG
- a CDS encoding hydrogenase-4 component E, whose translation MESALQSCLFLLMLNNLLMLGSTRIMWLIRFTAFQGILLAGMLLTMEHALLAAAVLLIKGALLPGLLWRTRNRLHSHQRMKPRMHLAVGVLAGMGGLVLSLWLEARLLTLPALFPPLVLPTALTTLFCGLILVVGRTTALAQVIGYLVAENGIFLLGMPLMTAGTTWFELALLLDVFVAVFVMGIAINHIGNTFESIDVGRFRSLRD comes from the coding sequence GTGGAATCCGCACTGCAAAGCTGCCTGTTTTTGCTCATGCTGAACAATCTGCTCATGCTGGGCTCAACACGGATCATGTGGCTCATACGCTTCACGGCCTTTCAGGGCATACTGCTGGCTGGCATGCTGCTGACCATGGAACACGCCCTGCTGGCCGCCGCCGTGCTGCTCATCAAGGGGGCGCTTTTGCCCGGCCTGCTCTGGCGCACCCGTAACCGCCTGCACTCCCACCAACGCATGAAACCCCGCATGCACCTGGCCGTCGGCGTGCTGGCCGGTATGGGGGGGCTTGTGCTCTCCTTGTGGCTTGAAGCGCGGCTGCTCACCCTGCCTGCCCTTTTCCCGCCTCTGGTGCTGCCCACGGCCCTGACCACGCTGTTTTGCGGACTTATCCTGGTGGTGGGACGCACCACAGCCCTGGCCCAGGTCATCGGGTATCTGGTGGCGGAAAACGGCATCTTTCTGCTGGGCATGCCGCTCATGACCGCCGGAACCACGTGGTTTGAGCTTGCCCTGCTGCTGGACGTGTTTGTGGCTGTTTTCGTTATGGGCATTGCCATCAATCATATTGGCAACACCTTTGAATCCATTGACGTTGGCCGCTTTCGCAGCCTCAGGGATTGA
- a CDS encoding respiratory chain complex I subunit 1 family protein: MKQDMAVYAAQFVLALVLAPLLPGIINRVKAKFAGRHGKPVLQTYYDLAKLMRKGEVVSHTTTWVFACGSAVSLAATLCAIALLPLGGATSPLAFTGDFILAAYLLGMGRFAIMLSAMDTGSAFEGMGASREATFAALAEPLFFLALLVLTSVTLDMGRGPHTAFSLSSLFGGQIAGAWAMGRGELLLLPCIFFILLLVENCRIPVDDPNTHLELTMIHEVMVLDHSGPNLAMVIYGAALKLWFFAALIAGLMTPALPLWQQAALRIAMVLLLAVIVGIVESVMARLRMDRVPFLLGSASAMAALALILTQAR, from the coding sequence ATGAAACAGGACATGGCCGTTTATGCCGCGCAGTTTGTTCTGGCGCTTGTTCTGGCTCCCCTGCTGCCCGGCATCATCAACCGGGTAAAGGCCAAGTTTGCGGGCAGGCACGGCAAACCCGTTCTGCAAACCTACTATGACCTTGCCAAACTCATGCGCAAGGGCGAGGTGGTCAGCCACACCACCACCTGGGTTTTCGCCTGCGGCTCCGCCGTTTCCCTGGCCGCCACCTTGTGCGCCATAGCCCTGCTGCCCCTGGGCGGAGCCACCTCGCCCCTGGCCTTCACCGGCGACTTCATTCTTGCGGCCTATCTGCTGGGCATGGGGCGTTTTGCCATCATGCTCTCCGCCATGGACACAGGCTCGGCCTTTGAAGGCATGGGCGCCAGCCGCGAGGCCACCTTTGCCGCCCTGGCCGAACCGCTCTTTTTTCTGGCTCTTCTGGTGCTCACCAGCGTGACGCTGGATATGGGGCGCGGCCCGCACACGGCCTTTTCGCTCTCATCCCTGTTCGGCGGACAGATCGCCGGAGCATGGGCCATGGGCCGGGGCGAACTGCTGCTCTTGCCCTGCATCTTTTTTATCCTGCTGCTGGTGGAAAACTGCCGCATTCCCGTGGACGACCCCAACACGCACCTGGAACTGACCATGATCCACGAGGTTATGGTGCTGGATCACTCCGGCCCCAACCTAGCCATGGTCATCTATGGGGCTGCCCTCAAGCTGTGGTTTTTCGCCGCGCTTATTGCCGGTCTCATGACCCCGGCCCTGCCGCTCTGGCAACAGGCGGCACTGCGTATTGCCATGGTGCTGCTGCTGGCCGTTATCGTGGGCATTGTGGAATCTGTCATGGCCCGTCTGCGCATGGACCGCGTGCCCTTTCTGCTGGGCAGCGCATCGGCCATGGCGGCCCTGGCCCTCATCCTGACCCAGGCGAGGTGA
- a CDS encoding proton-conducting transporter transmembrane domain-containing protein produces MTLFIITLLILAATAAGAALLAFLPPTAGNGRAANLLGSCGAAAGCVAGLCALAFSPWSEAVSISLPWGLPIGACTLGLDPLSRVFLLPVFGLGLVCAISGGIALRHEQSQEHNLAAHWFFYLLLLLGLALVMAARDAVLFMLSWELMSLAPFFLIDFNDGDRKVRDASWVYLVAAHLGAVALMAFFVLLWQSTGATSFDVLQGGGVMLGVVRDAGPHVLTALFVLAVLGFGAKMGLAPMHVWLPEAHPAAPSHVSALLSGAMINAGLYGIIRSLGMLAAPGAAPEWWGWALLLVGLGTGLMGILKALGQSNLKRLLAYSSVENMGLMLMGVGASLIGLSCGNAWIATLGMAGCLMHMLNHAGFKGLLFLCAGEVLHATGTVRMELLGGLQKRLPLLGAAFALGAAAIACLPPLNGFAGELVLALSLLDGPALPGLERQVGLLLALVGLALISGLAAALYAKAYGITFLGEPRTGFAANARPLGWKTLWPLALPAAVCVIGGLAAPMFFDLASMTGLAALPMPNDMQAAAAAGQDQARTSLAMVSLVCSIALGLSLAGIILRKRMLRRRNVTSMPTWGCGYQGGSARIQYTDAGFSEPLGKIFAPGMGLTVRMNLDSRLFPQSGALSVSAPDRLRNGFYTPLFEAVERLCNACKIIQHGKIHLYILYILATVVGLLIWGLSA; encoded by the coding sequence ATGACGCTCTTTATCATAACCCTGCTCATCCTGGCGGCCACTGCCGCCGGAGCGGCACTGCTGGCTTTTTTGCCGCCAACGGCGGGCAACGGCCGCGCCGCCAACCTGTTGGGCTCCTGCGGAGCCGCAGCAGGTTGCGTGGCGGGCCTGTGCGCGCTGGCGTTCTCCCCCTGGAGCGAGGCTGTCTCCATAAGCCTGCCCTGGGGACTGCCCATAGGAGCCTGCACGCTGGGGCTTGACCCCCTGAGCAGGGTCTTCTTGCTGCCGGTCTTCGGGCTGGGCCTTGTGTGCGCCATTTCCGGCGGCATTGCCCTGCGCCATGAGCAGTCGCAGGAGCACAACCTGGCAGCCCACTGGTTCTTCTACCTGCTGCTGCTTCTGGGCCTGGCGCTCGTCATGGCCGCACGCGACGCCGTGCTCTTCATGCTGTCGTGGGAACTCATGTCTCTCGCGCCCTTTTTTCTCATCGATTTTAACGACGGCGACCGTAAGGTGCGCGACGCGTCATGGGTCTACCTTGTGGCGGCCCATCTTGGCGCGGTGGCCCTTATGGCCTTTTTTGTCCTGCTCTGGCAAAGCACGGGCGCCACGTCCTTTGATGTCCTGCAAGGCGGCGGCGTCATGCTGGGAGTGGTGCGCGACGCTGGCCCTCACGTGCTGACGGCCCTTTTTGTGCTGGCCGTTCTGGGCTTTGGAGCCAAGATGGGCCTTGCGCCCATGCACGTCTGGCTGCCGGAAGCGCACCCCGCCGCCCCAAGCCACGTGTCTGCCCTGCTTTCGGGGGCCATGATCAACGCCGGCCTTTACGGCATCATCCGCAGCCTGGGCATGCTGGCCGCCCCGGGCGCAGCCCCCGAATGGTGGGGCTGGGCCTTGCTGCTTGTGGGTCTGGGCACGGGCCTCATGGGTATTTTAAAAGCTCTGGGGCAGAGCAATCTCAAACGCCTGCTGGCCTATTCCAGCGTTGAAAACATGGGCCTCATGCTCATGGGCGTGGGCGCGAGCCTTATTGGCCTGTCCTGCGGCAACGCCTGGATTGCGACCCTGGGCATGGCGGGCTGCCTCATGCACATGCTGAATCACGCGGGCTTCAAGGGGCTGCTTTTTCTCTGCGCGGGCGAAGTGCTGCACGCCACGGGCACGGTGCGTATGGAGCTGCTCGGCGGACTGCAGAAGCGTCTGCCGCTGCTGGGCGCGGCCTTTGCCCTCGGCGCGGCCGCCATTGCCTGCCTGCCCCCGCTCAATGGTTTTGCGGGCGAACTTGTGCTGGCCCTCTCCCTTCTGGACGGCCCCGCGCTTCCCGGGCTTGAACGCCAGGTGGGACTTCTGCTGGCCCTGGTGGGCCTCGCCCTCATCAGCGGGCTTGCCGCCGCCCTCTACGCCAAAGCTTACGGCATCACCTTTCTTGGCGAGCCCCGCACCGGTTTTGCGGCCAATGCGCGTCCTCTGGGCTGGAAGACCCTGTGGCCTCTGGCGTTGCCCGCCGCCGTCTGCGTGATTGGCGGGCTGGCGGCTCCGATGTTTTTTGACCTCGCCTCCATGACGGGCCTTGCCGCGCTGCCCATGCCCAACGACATGCAGGCCGCGGCCGCAGCAGGACAGGATCAGGCGCGCACCAGCCTCGCCATGGTGTCGCTGGTGTGTTCCATCGCCCTCGGACTCTCCCTCGCGGGCATTATTCTGCGCAAAAGAATGCTCCGGCGGCGCAACGTGACTTCCATGCCCACATGGGGCTGCGGCTACCAGGGCGGTTCGGCCCGCATCCAGTATACGGACGCCGGATTTTCCGAACCGCTGGGCAAAATTTTTGCGCCGGGCATGGGGCTTACCGTGCGCATGAACCTTGATTCCCGTTTGTTTCCCCAAAGCGGCGCCCTGAGCGTCTCTGCGCCGGACCGCCTGCGCAACGGCTTCTACACCCCCCTGTTCGAGGCCGTGGAACGCCTGTGCAATGCCTGCAAAATCATACAGCACGGCAAGATCCACCTCTATATCCTGTATATTCTCGCCACTGTGGTGGGCCTGCTGATATGGGGGCTGAGCGCATGA
- a CDS encoding UDP-glucuronic acid decarboxylase family protein — protein sequence MHLRKRILVTGGSGFLGSHLCERLLNEGHEVLCLDNFFSSARANVEEFLDNRRFEIIRHDVTFPLYVEVDEIYNLACPASPIHYQHDPVQTIKTCVHGAINMLGLAKRLKARIYQASTSEVYGDPEIHPQTEDYWGHVNPNGIRSCYDEGKRCAEALFFAYWRQGGLPIKVGRIFNTYGPKMHPNDGRVVSNFIIQALRGEPITIYGDGSQTRSFCYVDDLIECMVRFMASPVDFIGPMNMGNPGEFTIRELAEKVVEMTGSKSVISYEPLPCDDPKQRKPDITLAREKLGWEPQVKLEDGLKKTIAHFEDMLKQGMA from the coding sequence ATGCATCTCCGCAAACGTATACTCGTTACTGGCGGTTCAGGTTTTCTGGGTTCCCATCTGTGTGAAAGACTGCTCAACGAAGGCCACGAAGTTCTCTGCCTGGACAATTTTTTTTCCAGCGCCCGCGCCAATGTTGAAGAATTTCTCGACAACAGAAGGTTTGAAATCATCCGCCATGATGTGACCTTTCCCCTCTACGTGGAAGTGGACGAAATCTATAATCTGGCCTGCCCGGCCTCGCCCATACACTACCAGCACGACCCCGTGCAGACCATCAAGACCTGCGTTCACGGGGCCATCAACATGCTGGGCCTGGCCAAGCGGCTCAAGGCGCGCATCTATCAGGCGTCCACCAGCGAAGTGTACGGCGACCCCGAAATCCATCCGCAGACCGAAGACTACTGGGGCCACGTGAACCCCAACGGCATCCGCTCCTGCTACGACGAAGGCAAGCGTTGCGCCGAAGCCCTGTTCTTCGCCTACTGGCGTCAGGGCGGCCTGCCCATCAAGGTGGGGCGCATCTTCAACACCTATGGCCCCAAGATGCACCCCAACGACGGGCGCGTGGTGTCCAACTTCATTATCCAGGCGCTCAGGGGCGAACCCATCACCATTTACGGCGATGGCAGCCAGACGCGCTCCTTCTGCTATGTGGATGATCTCATCGAATGCATGGTGCGCTTCATGGCCTCGCCGGTGGATTTCATCGGACCCATGAACATGGGCAACCCCGGTGAGTTCACCATCCGCGAACTGGCTGAAAAGGTTGTGGAAATGACGGGCAGCAAATCGGTTATCTCCTACGAACCGCTGCCCTGCGACGACCCCAAGCAGCGCAAGCCAGACATCACCCTTGCCCGTGAAAAACTGGGATGGGAGCCTCAGGTCAAGCTCGAAGACGGCCTGAAAAAAACCATTGCGCACTTTGAGGATATGCTGAAACAGGGCATGGCCTAA
- a CDS encoding TatD family hydrolase gives MSKKSVERIDPLTVALPPEGVDSHAHLDGEEFDQDREAVLARAGACGVAQVGNVFLGPEDFAARRQYFEAHPQVFFLLGIHPCNGQDCTPHTLEAMRRAFAEDSRLKAVGEIGLDFYWDDCPREVQYQAFAAQLHLAREVGRPVVIHCREAEEETLMVLESQGFKDYPLLWHCFGKGPDMAARILGNGWHISVPGPVTYKANEDLRQAVALIPADRLMLETDAPYLAPMPWRGKRNEPAFTVFTARAVAEARGQDPEEVWRVCGNNARRFFNLQPAPQAAAFGIFR, from the coding sequence ATGTCCAAGAAATCCGTTGAACGTATTGATCCCCTTACCGTGGCGCTGCCGCCCGAAGGTGTGGACAGCCATGCCCATCTGGACGGCGAGGAATTTGACCAGGACCGCGAGGCCGTGCTCGCGCGCGCCGGCGCCTGCGGCGTGGCCCAAGTGGGCAACGTCTTTCTGGGGCCGGAAGACTTCGCCGCCAGGCGGCAGTATTTTGAGGCCCACCCCCAGGTGTTTTTTCTGCTGGGCATCCATCCCTGCAACGGGCAGGACTGCACGCCGCACACGCTTGAGGCCATGCGCCGCGCCTTTGCCGAAGACTCGCGCCTGAAAGCGGTGGGTGAGATAGGGCTGGATTTTTACTGGGACGACTGCCCCCGCGAGGTGCAGTACCAGGCCTTTGCCGCCCAGTTGCATCTGGCGCGTGAAGTGGGGCGGCCTGTGGTCATCCATTGCCGCGAGGCGGAAGAAGAAACCCTCATGGTTCTGGAGTCGCAGGGGTTCAAGGACTATCCCCTGCTGTGGCACTGCTTTGGCAAGGGGCCGGACATGGCCGCGCGCATCCTCGGCAACGGCTGGCATATCTCGGTTCCCGGCCCTGTGACCTATAAGGCCAACGAGGATCTGCGGCAGGCTGTGGCCCTGATCCCTGCCGACCGCCTCATGCTGGAAACCGACGCCCCCTATCTCGCGCCCATGCCCTGGCGCGGCAAGCGCAACGAGCCCGCGTTCACGGTGTTTACGGCCCGCGCCGTGGCCGAGGCGCGCGGGCAGGATCCGGAAGAGGTCTGGCGCGTGTGCGGGAACAACGCCCGCCGCTTTTTTAACCTGCAGCCAGCGCCGCAAGCGGCAGCCTTCGGCATCTTTCGCTGA
- a CDS encoding phosphate ABC transporter substrate-binding protein: protein MKRGILAALLLLCGMGTALAAAPAAPLDAFKGQKGVIDIAGGTAHIPVMKEAARQIMEANPAVRITVAGGGSGVGVQKVGEGIVQIGNTGRALKPAEVEKYGLVSFPFAIDGVAVAVNPANKVAGLTKAQIKDIFSGKIANWKEVGGADAPISLYVREDGSGTRETFEERALDKGASASGANVVNSNGAMKTAISQDPNAVGYVGIGHLDKSIKGVSVDGMAPSQENAASGQYTVTRLLYMNTKGEPQGITKGFVDYIFTPAGQEIVSKAGYIPYVKK, encoded by the coding sequence ATGAAACGTGGAATCCTCGCGGCTCTTTTGCTTTTGTGCGGCATGGGCACGGCCCTGGCCGCAGCTCCGGCAGCGCCCCTGGACGCCTTCAAGGGACAGAAGGGCGTTATCGACATCGCGGGCGGCACTGCCCATATCCCTGTTATGAAGGAAGCCGCCAGGCAGATTATGGAGGCCAATCCCGCCGTGCGCATCACCGTGGCTGGCGGCGGTTCCGGCGTGGGCGTGCAGAAGGTGGGCGAGGGCATTGTGCAGATCGGCAATACTGGCCGCGCCCTCAAACCTGCCGAAGTGGAAAAGTACGGCCTCGTGTCCTTTCCCTTTGCCATTGACGGCGTGGCTGTGGCCGTCAACCCGGCCAACAAGGTGGCGGGACTGACCAAGGCCCAGATCAAGGATATTTTCTCCGGCAAGATCGCCAACTGGAAGGAAGTGGGCGGCGCTGACGCCCCCATATCCCTCTATGTGCGCGAAGACGGCAGCGGCACCCGCGAAACCTTTGAGGAGCGCGCTCTGGACAAGGGCGCATCTGCTTCCGGGGCCAACGTGGTCAACTCCAACGGCGCCATGAAGACCGCCATCAGCCAGGATCCCAACGCCGTCGGCTATGTGGGCATCGGCCATCTGGACAAGAGCATCAAGGGCGTAAGCGTGGACGGCATGGCCCCCAGCCAGGAAAACGCCGCCTCCGGGCAGTACACCGTCACCCGCCTGCTGTACATGAACACCAAGGGCGAACCCCAGGGCATCACCAAGGGCTTTGTGGACTATATCTTTACGCCTGCCGGGCAGGAGATTGTGTCCAAGGCCGGTTACATCCCCTATGTCAAAAAATAG
- a CDS encoding PstC family ABC transporter permease — translation MSKNRATSALQGGSAAALPPAGQQAADHTDSPGLALRLSVWVAVLAVVLLFAMVVLAALPAIRLPGPGGPLDWVWQPAQGRFGILPMCVGSLALAAVALLLGWPLAVGLSCWLLTEESPALQPLVRFVEGLVRFMTTVPTVVYGFAAVFLLTPFARALLGGTGMCLAAAGVMLVLLILPTMTLILMAGLRPRLERLCPWGLAMGFSRFDLVRLFVLPRSGRNLASAAVLGFGRAVGDTLIPLMLAGNATHVPGGLAESMRSLTAHMALVTANEVGGAAYNSLFVAGFVLLAVNTAASLALRRLVRQKDATAQREASA, via the coding sequence ATGTCAAAAAATAGGGCAACGTCAGCCCTTCAAGGCGGGAGCGCTGCGGCGCTTCCGCCTGCGGGCCAGCAGGCGGCGGATCATACTGACAGCCCGGGCCTTGCCCTGCGCCTGTCGGTGTGGGTGGCGGTGCTGGCCGTGGTGCTGCTTTTTGCCATGGTCGTCCTGGCTGCCTTGCCTGCCATAAGACTTCCCGGCCCCGGCGGCCCCCTTGACTGGGTCTGGCAACCCGCGCAGGGGAGGTTCGGCATCCTGCCCATGTGCGTGGGGTCCCTGGCCCTTGCCGCAGTGGCCCTGCTGCTGGGCTGGCCTCTGGCCGTGGGTCTGAGCTGCTGGCTGCTTACCGAAGAATCTCCCGCCCTGCAGCCGCTGGTTCGCTTTGTCGAGGGGCTTGTGCGCTTCATGACCACGGTGCCCACGGTTGTGTACGGCTTTGCCGCCGTATTTCTGCTTACCCCTTTCGCGCGGGCGCTGCTGGGCGGCACTGGCATGTGCCTGGCCGCCGCTGGCGTGATGCTGGTTCTGCTGATTTTGCCCACCATGACGCTGATCCTGATGGCGGGCCTGCGCCCCCGGCTTGAGCGGCTTTGTCCCTGGGGCCTGGCCATGGGTTTCAGCCGTTTTGACCTGGTGCGCCTTTTTGTGCTGCCCCGGTCTGGCCGCAATCTGGCCAGCGCCGCTGTGCTGGGTTTTGGCAGGGCCGTGGGCGATACGCTTATTCCGCTCATGCTGGCGGGCAACGCCACGCACGTTCCCGGCGGTCTGGCCGAAAGCATGCGCAGCCTCACGGCGCACATGGCTTTGGTCACGGCCAATGAGGTGGGCGGGGCGGCGTACAATTCCCTTTTTGTGGCCGGGTTTGTTCTGCTGGCGGTCAATACGGCGGCAAGCCTGGCCTTGCGCCGCCTTGTCCGGCAGAAAGACGCCACGGCGCAGCGGGAGGCGTCGGCATGA